Below is a genomic region from Amphiura filiformis chromosome 19, Afil_fr2py, whole genome shotgun sequence.
cgaataaaaacatccgtctctcaatacgcgatattcaaaattcccgggcgccgaaattgttgaGTGCagtgacgtcccagtaatacaatgaaggctgacgacaatcgagcacaagtaaccattacgtcattgcacttagacaatttcggcgcgggaattttgaatatcgcgtgttgagagccgactgtttttattcgtttttatggtcaatatgagtttgttttaaataaaaccatgtgattcgtgcttgataattagttttctaacatataaggcacaatgttatgattgccggataCCCCCTTTAATTGTCACTCAAAACGTGAATCTGATATGGACTTACAAAAGGAAATCCTGAATGGTATAcagtacacaccgacatcgcccggttaataattacattatacagcagagacactgaaatgaataccccgggatcgatacacgtgaatgtgctatgcacgatttgatattcagacgataaatctttggataccggggtagaaaatgatgaatatctccgtaatttatttagtctaaagaagccagattgtgttccttgcacttgaatatatgcattgaacggatatgatagccgttagcttgcgtcttgagaaagaagcttgcgtcttgaactttacaaaaattctgattttatgtttgccgaactatagcgcagcgtaggctagctccaCTCACTCGtatggaggcagtctaaaagcagatgaccattgacctcatcatggcgtatacatgctcactcacacacagagaggtcaattaccagggtattgtcagtagccttagtcatatgtccctcggctcattatgcgtctcataggtcggaacaaaatggccatgcgtggctgtggattcaccctatcatggcgatttctgccatgaagatatcggggcgatgacactgtgcagtagTCCCAACATGTTCCCGTACTTGGTTTCCCTCTTCTTTTCTTGTTTAGGTATTGAAATGGCGAAACTTTGGTACAGGTTGAAATTTGGCACCAAAGAGCGAAATATGAATTTAATTTATGAACTGAATTGACTTATGACTCTGTTCCAGATGACAGGTGCGATGATACCAAATTACTAATGATCTGATAATGCAGTTTttccttttaaaaatgcagtctgTCCCCCGGAGTCTGTCTAACGTTTTGAAGGTCTTTTGTTGTTGCTCCGTGAATATCTTGTTCAATCCAACTTGGCGATATGTTAAAGGCGTTTGAAATGAGATGGATTTTGTCCAGTTTAGTGTTGCAAAATGTAAACCTGTTATTTTGAATAGAGTATCTCATTCCCTTTAATCCACACAAaacattaacattattatttcGCAGTGCGTACATTCAACTGCAATAACGTATCCATTACGAATTCCCGGGGACGTATAAGGGGTTTCAATCGGAAAAGGCTTGCGGGAACTTCCGACTTTGTCTATTGGCAACGTCCTTCTAAACAAGCACCCGTCCTCTTTATACCATTCTCATTGAACATTGGATCGAACACACACATTCTAATAATACTAATGATGATAGATTTGgagcaaaacatataaaaatataaacaattgtaGTACATTAATACATTTTTTGTAATTACAGATCTCACAATTACAAAGATttattcttgaaaaaaattgtctATATACACATTTTCGGTACTTCCCAGGATCCTTTGCGAATTTTTCGTCTTCGTCGATGCTCACATCGTCATTGTGCACGTTGAACTGCGCAGTAACGATATGCGCATCAAAGATGACGAATAAGTTTGTAAAGCTTTCGGGAACAAAGGCTTTCTCAAATGTTCAATAagtattatgctggtttcatactttccttttgcttcactgcgcagtcgcacgctagcggtgaccagcgacaAGCCGATATCGATCACTCTACCGCTTTGCCTGAGCGGCAgcatcgctgggagttgaattcaagtcaactcggagcggtgccgctctgacgtatgagaacaaaatactattttggagcggtgctgagcggcaataTTGGCTTTCAGTGTCAtaccgctgccgctcagcggtgtgcctcTCCGCTTGCAGACAACTGCAAGCGGCacgatgaagcgtcacgccgctcagcggcaagcggcagaaagtatgaaaccagcattacagaTTATAGTACCTTAAAAACCTGATTTACACCAATCTTCTCCGACATGTTGTAACCTTCcactttttcattttattattgaaGTGGCCTTCGGCAATGGCATCGAAAAACGACAACTGCCATTTACAAAGTAGactgtttaaattaaattaaacgaTTAATCGTCTAATAAACAAGAATACTCACTTTATTACTTCACTTACCCAACACTAGTAGTAACTCTGTCTCTACATACAATGAAATCGATTTGACCTTCAAGAAAAATTAACGCAAAAATATACTGTATCATATAGATAAACTgcagccagtttgtcacttttaaacgtCGATCTTAACACATTCAAATGCTTGCAGCAAATCCAAAGAGTCAAAATATGCAGTATAAACGTAGATTACTGTTAAGTTTAACATGATGGGGTCTTTCCACAGGTGTAAAAatatactttttgtgcgcaattTACTTCAACTAGAATACTACTACTATTACTGTTGCTGCTACTGCTGCAAATACATTTTTGCATTAATCTACTATATAGTAGGTAGTCTTATCGTTTTgctatatgtgatgtgtcatgtcaaaagcagacacttttgggcaggatcgtaaatggagaaatagccaaaaatctgtccggggtgattttttcacaatttgggtttgttgcaaatttgtgatgttattaatgtttaaaatattgtctgatagtttcagactggaatataactggcatctggtatttttgagacatttttcaagataattcctactcttaaaattgtcaattatatttttaaaggccgatatctcaatttccaactttataataccataatttacgaattcaatatcttcgcttaggaatgtccgatttcattggggaaaacggcgttgtggagcaaaatatctctataagatatgtaaaaacctcaaaattgataacctgcccaaaagtgtctgttttgtGACATTATATTACTGTTTAGTGTTGTTGAGAAAACTTCTCAGCACAATATACATGAAACTTTATCCGTTTTACAATTTTCTATCAGCTTATTTCGCTTTCAACCTTAGATCTTTAAACACGGTTAAATACAATGTCAGAGTCATAAACTCTATATTGTTATTTGTCAAGGTGACAATAATTTGTGAAACACTATTTATAGTAAAAATACATAAATTTCACTTTTTAAAGTGCAATTAAtataatacttaaaagtattcaGTAATATAACTAGGTGAAAGCTCTTCCTGCAATGCATGAAATTTTCATCCCAAATAATTACTGGAGGAAATAAATACACTCAAGATGGCGCAACTACATGTTATGACGTCATGTCACGCCGAAACTGGTCTAGTGTTACGAACAGTCTTTAAATTCAGTCGTTTACATATACCATGTAAACGACTGCAAGAGCTCAGAATAAAAGGTTAGAGTTTTAAGCAAGAGCTGCCACAGTATCCATATCAGAAACGGTGCTGCCAGCGCGTCTCCCACAGAGAGCAAGTTTGAGTGCTTTTCGATAACTTTTACTTTTAAAACCGTATATCAATGGATTCATGCACGAATTACAGAAAGCAATCAGGACACTGAAATGATAAACCGGACTTCCAAAGTTTAAATTATAACCTAAATTATAGGACAAAAACAGAAACTGATTTGGCGCCCAGCAAATCGCGAACGTAATAACAACAATGGCCAACATCTTTATGACCTTTTTTCGCGCGCGCAAAAGCTCTAACGACGCCTCGTTTTCTTTCCCAATATTTCGACTCAAACTCTTTGCTGATTTTGACAGATTCATCATAATCAACACATAGCATATCCCCATTGTTGTCAAGGGGATTGCATAGATGACAAAAAAGTTGCTTATTCCTAAAAACTTTTGAAACACGACGTTTAACCAATCTAAAACACATTGTTCACCGTCGAAGGAAAACACATAAAACATGTAGCTGTTCATGATGATTGCCGCCACCCATACTGCCACGACCAACAGACCCGCTTTCATGTTGGTGAAGATGGCCCCGTAGTGAAGTGGGTGACAGATGTTGAAATACCGTTCCAGTGTAACGCATGCTAAGCTAAGAACGGAAGCGGTGAAGCTTGTCCAGAGCGGCCATTTTGAGAGGAGCATGCTACACATGACAGAGCCAGCTGCTCCTTGTGGAATAGGGATGTTGAAACCTGTGGACCAAaagtgaaaagaaaaaaataattatgcaaaatgaCTGTTGTGACCTTAAATCAATAGTGTATCATATCCATAGGAAATAGATTTCCATTTTCCatcataaaatgttaattttcactaTTTTGAGCTGAATAAATTAGGTCGAGCGAAAAAAATCGCATTCTATCAATCAGTCGGTCGTTGATGAGGTTTATCGACtcaatgtgttatgaacatcccgTTGAGACATTTCAGTCATGCGCAAGTTCGACtaatattttgaacctaaatCTCGGGATGAGGGCGTCCTACTCAGCAAATGTTGCAATCATAGATTTTGCCAGTATTTCGAAGTTGTTTGTGCAAACTTAGCAAcaataaaaaagcgcagtgatttatagtgcgctacaggttgtcgctgaccactacggctccacatcattccataaagcattaaacaacaaatcagggactttgctgctacaagagcgcacactctACACATTCCACAAAATAACcgtcgcaaccaggatcagctccccgaggtttcgtacgggttacaacaagacgattaacagtaagttccttgtccaggggaatttcaagctatttCCATTTCTCCTTGTTTTCCCCTCCTTTGCATAATTTCTTCTCTTTTATACATTTCCTCTTTTACTTGTCCACCCGGGATAAGCCTCCGATTACTCTATAGACGAATTCAATTCAACTCatccctacacctcaatggcagccattgctGGCTCCcacttaggtctattccacctaaaatgtgaaatgatgtggccttggagggtattttaaattgcattctatcacctgtgttacacgtcagacaaaagaaagatgacagtttacaacacaaaataatctaatatcgatttttaagcggctttaatccacccaattgggcagccacaacaccagttaggtgctgcggggacccaaaaatggccgaccaaatcctgaccatgacttggctcgttggattcgtctacacTGATAGACTACTGATGATCAACGTGAACTTTACAAAGGCATGCATTCTCAAggtcggggggggcactcacatgttaaggtggtacgggtatgtgcggcgctcaagggtcccttttcaggctctccggcagttccttaagccccacatttggatctgctccagttctttgagcctcaaactctgacaattgtagctctttaagctcaaatttggaaataatttagaaatttttagctcaacagcctataatttggccctaatttcagttcttcaagcccctattttgcccgaaaatcagttcttagttcccaaagttcggcgctccgcgccgcacacccctaccaaaatttcagttgagtgcccccccgggctcaAGGTCTGTGTATGGACAGCGTTTTCATTAACGCCATTAGTTAGTAGCGATCGCTGTATCAGAATTGTTATATAACATAAACATCAATACTGGACAGTTCCACACGCAAAGCTTAACCATCACTGATTATgtgttttcatatgaaaaaacaaATCTTGTTTATTCAGCAATGCCACATGCATTCACATTTGGTTCAAATTATACGCATCGTCAAACGTCTcgataaaataaacatttcattaAAAAATGTTACTGTGTTTAAAAGAAAATTCCAATTATGAGTTTGACATTCCTTAACAGTTTTGTACAATGTTTGTTGTTCTTCGGAAGCTTTTTATTTGGAATCAAAATAACTTATTCCGTGTGAATAACATCTTTGAAAAAACTACCGTGAAtagttgaccttttcggtatttcccagaatccttttcaAGGCGATGCACAGATCGTCACTAAGCCTGCGCACCTTAATTGACGTTATACTGCGCAGTAGCCGACGATGACTGCGCAGAAGCCGGCGAAATtaataacaagaaaaaaaatcaaactgaCCAGCAACAGGGCAACAAGCTGGAatcagaattttaaaaaatcgagcAAAAGTTAACAGCAACAGGGCAACAGGGCAACAAGATCAAATTAAGTTACAAATAGTAaacttgaataaaaaaaaataaaaaaagtatgAAACCTACCAGTAACAGGGCAACACGGCAACAAACAGGCAGAATATGATTGCAAAAAAAATTCGAGCAAAAGTTATCTTTAACATGGCAACACGGCAACGAGGGAACTAAAAtacattaaatttttttaaattaaattgacCAGCAACAGGGCAACACGGCAACAAGAAGGTAAAATATCGAGCAAAAGTTATAATCAACAGGGCAACACGGCAACAAGGAAGCATAAACTTGTTTGTTGCCGTGTTGCCGAGATTGAGCgatgattttttcttttttttgcattGATTGTAGTGTTTGTTGCCTTGTTGCCGTATAAACTTTTCTTTAGTGAATTTCATGTTTGTTGCCGTGTTGCCGAGATTGAGCgatgattttttctttttttgcgttGATTGTAGTGTTTGTTGCCTTGTTGCCGTATAAACTTTTCTTTAGTGAATTTTGTGTTTGTTGCCGTGTTGCCGTGTTGCTGCGATTGAATAATGCTTAGCGAATTAAGTGTTTGTTGCCCTGTTGCCGTGTTGCCAATTGATAGAGGtacaactttttattttttttgcatacCTGTACAGTCATATGCCTACGTCTGCTGTGTTGCCGCGGCAACAGAAAAAGGTACCCTAACCCTCAACCTCAAATCGTGCATGTTATGGACTGACCACAATCTAGTGCTCCTTGCAGGTATTGCTTtattagtacatggtgttacgtagaattatcataagtcagtgcaaaatttgctacattagtggaaccaatgctttttagcttctaaatacccctacgaacaaaacctgagttggttccatttttttcaaatgtgtcttcggcggccattttgaaatttaaaatggccactatatttagccttttttaagccatatttgtcccgaaagtgcacaaagtcatattttttaatgattatttatacttttgattgtcaaaatccactaagaacataattaggatcattttctagaatccaatatggctgccaaatccaaaatggccgccaatttgtctaaaatgttctgccagctataaggatattgatttctttccttttttgctgattattttcactactactgtttctgagaatccactgagaactaaaaacttaatttggtccattttctacaatccaagatggcctctaaatccaaaatggccgccgtttattaaaatatggcataccgctttaggcaattactatcattgagagtaaattacacgtatctcatttctgttagatataagaaaatgattgtaaacatcttaaagtagtgcaacaacattgtttaaggagaatataggtgcatttcacctttcaaaatggccgccaaaatgtcttgaaattggctaagattaatttgtcagcatttatgcaaataaatgcagaaaatcatgtttttaaaagttgaaatttcaatattgtaattcaacttcagACATTTATGATCgagctgaccttgaggcatttaaatgcctagttgtcatcatccATGTTATCtgtattttcaagttcctcaaAATAGCTGTATTGGTACATtcttcatctgctccacaaaCACATGCTACTGTACATTGTACAgtgtacaagtcagattgtgtcgtctgcaggaacataTTCTGGAGCATTTCCTTATTCCACATacgcacctaacaagctcgacaacagactcgggagctattgcaatgtctgacaggatatgtactggaatgttatctgcatcactcgaccatcctagctcgaacgggtctggaatatttggatttaccacaaggtcttgactacAAACATTATGCTTGCATATGtgcccgcagaatgtgttgatgccatgCACCAGAAGTTGGCTCTTGAATTGTTTCCATCTCAGTTTGTCATCTGTGTTAGCCTGAAGGTtattttttgtgcccatgagcctgcacaaaaacctctcacagcctgaaacaacactttgatgtcctaagacggatatgtattggtttcagcaagattttccttctgttgtcacctgtccccataagcatggttgtctgaagaccaTGAACTGTCTGAAGACAGtgaagagcaaggaccataacagCTAGAAAGAATGGTTGTCTGAAGACCAtgaagagcaaggaccataacatctgtatctGGAATCTGGAATCTGGAacagaatctggaacaatcttccttcatccattatatcgtctcccacagttactactttcaaatGTAGCCTGAAACCCCATCCTTTTAACCATTgctgatgttgtttcttttgcatgttttttgttttttgtatgtatgtatgtatgtatattacatgtaggtcatgatatggacattctttcTAGCTTCAGAGATCcctgctgcatgtagcatgattatagTGTCTGCTTTCCTCTTGTtgtactaacacctgtcgatgtctgaacatcattcatgttgcttttcacCGATGATGCAGATGTGTTACAGTGACTATGAAGGTTGCCGTGTCATCTTTGATGATTATGGAAGagaaaactcaatcaaagatataatcagacgTCACAAGTTAGGAGTCCAATCATCAGCGAGAGCCAAATGGTTGCTGACACAACCCCCATCCATGACTCAAAGCTATGGCTAACAATGAAACTAAGGACACCTTCGCAATCTACC
It encodes:
- the LOC140141346 gene encoding allatostatin-A receptor-like, producing MNFTDETNIITEDVFTTSASSVSPTKPIDEDTGWSSGGKSLEDQISIRIIYGGIAILGIVGNFLVIFTVARVPNLRTLTNVFIVSLASCDFITSVFLIPLHLGFNIPIPQGAAGSVMCSMLLSKWPLWTSFTASVLSLACVTLERYFNICHPLHYGAIFTNMKAGLLVVAVWVAAIIMNSYMFYVFSFDGEQCVLDWLNVVFQKFLGISNFFVIYAIPLTTMGICYVLIMMNLSKSAKSLSRNIGKENEASLELLRARKKVIKMLAIVVITFAICWAPNQFLFLSYNLGYNLNFGSPVYHFSVLIAFCNSCMNPLIYGFKSKSYRKALKLALCGRRAGSTVSDMDTVAALA